The following proteins come from a genomic window of Nocardiopsis sp. YSL2:
- a CDS encoding heme o synthase: MALADRAPRTDAAEQTEAPRRATPGQYVRAYVALSKPRVIELLLITTIPVMFVAAGGVPPLWTAVATLVFGTMSAASANAMNCYIDRDIDREMRRTRQRPGAMDLVTPRGALAYGLALAVGSTLGFLLLVNVLSAVLSVFAILFYIFVYTMLLKRRTAQNVVWGGIAGCMPVLIGWAAVTNSLDWAPFVLFLVVFFWTPPHTWTLAMRYREDYAAAKVPMLPVVASDRRVLLECVLYSWATAIVSLIFWPVAGTTVFYGVVALVLGALLVVQAHRLLSRSLAGVSGARLKTMGFFHLSNAYLALLFVAVTVDPLIAGLLA; this comes from the coding sequence ATGGCCCTCGCAGACAGGGCCCCGCGCACGGACGCCGCCGAACAGACCGAAGCCCCCCGCAGGGCCACCCCGGGCCAGTACGTCCGCGCCTACGTCGCCCTCTCCAAGCCCCGCGTCATCGAGCTCCTGCTCATCACCACGATCCCGGTGATGTTCGTGGCCGCCGGAGGCGTGCCCCCGTTGTGGACCGCGGTCGCCACCCTGGTGTTCGGCACCATGTCGGCGGCCAGCGCCAACGCGATGAACTGCTACATCGACCGCGACATCGACCGTGAGATGCGTCGCACCCGCCAGCGCCCCGGCGCGATGGACCTGGTGACCCCGCGCGGTGCCCTCGCCTACGGCCTGGCCCTGGCGGTGGGGTCCACCCTCGGGTTCCTGCTGCTGGTCAACGTGCTCTCGGCCGTGCTGTCCGTCTTCGCGATCCTGTTCTACATCTTCGTCTACACCATGCTCCTCAAGCGGCGCACGGCGCAGAACGTGGTGTGGGGCGGCATCGCCGGGTGCATGCCGGTGCTGATCGGCTGGGCCGCGGTCACCAACAGCCTGGACTGGGCGCCCTTCGTGCTCTTCCTGGTCGTGTTCTTCTGGACGCCGCCGCACACCTGGACGCTGGCGATGCGCTACCGAGAGGACTACGCGGCCGCCAAGGTTCCGATGCTGCCCGTGGTCGCCAGCGACCGCCGCGTGCTGCTGGAGTGCGTGCTCTACAGCTGGGCCACCGCGATCGTCTCGCTCATCTTCTGGCCGGTCGCCGGGACGACGGTCTTCTACGGCGTGGTCGCGCTGGTCCTGGGCGCGCTGCTGGTCGTCCAGGCGCACCGGCTGCTCAGCCGCTCCCTCGCGGGGGTGAGCGGCGCCCGGCTCAAGACCATGGGCTTCTTCCACCTGTCCAACGCCTACCTGGCCCTGCTGTTCGTCGCGGTCACGGTCGACCCGCTCATCGCGGGCCTGCTGGCCTGA